Proteins encoded together in one Rossellomorea sp. y25 window:
- a CDS encoding alpha/beta hydrolase: protein MWEQKLIKTDRGDFEIFEAGNGEPLCVTHLYSEFNERGYHFADRFLEDFKVYLVNLKESGNSTEIQDEDELSMSETSKDLEAIRSALGYDSWNFAGHSTGGMLGLVYAADYPASLKRLIVGGASATNEYMDDQESIYCDRNPLNNRLKEVFSILNSDDATREERKHARREWTKMSLNDPSRYDEYFSKPSSGKVVQKRLEYYAYNELPTFDIREDISNIKTPTIVFCGKHDSQCPFVYSEEIFNLVPNSTFYIFENSNHSPHLEEQEKFSGMVKDSFHLV, encoded by the coding sequence ATGTGGGAACAAAAGCTAATTAAAACAGATCGAGGGGATTTCGAAATATTTGAAGCCGGGAATGGTGAACCATTATGTGTGACTCATCTATATAGCGAGTTTAACGAGCGAGGCTACCATTTCGCTGACCGGTTTTTGGAAGATTTTAAAGTGTACCTGGTCAACTTGAAAGAATCGGGGAATTCCACTGAGATTCAAGATGAAGATGAGTTAAGTATGAGTGAAACCAGCAAGGATTTAGAAGCAATCCGATCTGCTTTAGGGTATGATAGCTGGAATTTTGCAGGACATTCCACAGGTGGGATGTTAGGGCTGGTTTATGCTGCTGATTATCCAGCTTCTTTAAAGCGGTTGATTGTAGGTGGTGCCTCAGCTACAAATGAATATATGGACGATCAGGAAAGCATTTATTGTGATAGGAATCCTCTTAACAACCGATTGAAAGAGGTATTTTCCATCCTGAATTCCGATGATGCAACAAGAGAAGAACGGAAGCACGCACGTAGGGAATGGACGAAAATGTCTCTGAATGACCCAAGCAGATATGATGAATACTTTTCTAAGCCAAGCAGTGGAAAAGTGGTTCAAAAACGTTTAGAGTATTATGCTTATAACGAATTGCCAACGTTTGATATCAGAGAAGACATTTCGAATATAAAAACCCCGACAATCGTTTTTTGTGGGAAACACGACTCTCAATGCCCGTTTGTGTATTCAGAGGAAATTTTCAATCTTGTTCCCAACTCAACATTTTATATCTTTGAAAATAGTAACCATTCACCCCATCTAGAAGAACAAGAAAAATTCAGCGGGATGGTGAAAGACTCTTTTCACTTGGTCTGA
- a CDS encoding GNAT family N-acetyltransferase: MSEQGRSLKQLINLEDGLRLVYQKPKEYIRYYSIYHGQKNADSYFRRSSETLIDIASIFDCGYFIMDGETIIGGVFLKPNFISDIFVVPPYKDYEGLAHKLLNYVKKISTTENKIIVREVVEEQVAAYKQLGCKIHEVNVWMIRPTEPMKAFLPEGYRSRAVSRGDANDIACLLMIAYKANPAYKQIGTNADYLLHENEFINQHKHNKIMDECSRVVIDTHSNNIVGVCLHMEFEDYPLIMSLVVDPDHQQRGLGRYLLTHSIHSSSAAYPATRLSVIKDNAAIKLYEDLGFLRSKSIIDMHLACKKE; this comes from the coding sequence ATGAGTGAGCAAGGTCGATCTTTGAAACAACTTATTAATCTAGAAGACGGATTAAGATTAGTTTACCAAAAGCCCAAAGAATACATACGATACTATTCCATTTATCATGGACAAAAAAATGCAGATTCCTATTTTAGAAGGTCCTCTGAGACATTAATAGATATCGCATCCATTTTTGACTGCGGATATTTCATCATGGATGGAGAAACCATTATTGGCGGTGTATTTCTAAAACCTAATTTCATATCGGATATATTTGTAGTGCCACCCTATAAGGACTACGAAGGGTTGGCACATAAACTATTAAACTATGTCAAAAAGATATCGACTACTGAAAATAAAATCATTGTAAGAGAAGTGGTAGAAGAACAAGTGGCAGCGTATAAACAACTTGGATGTAAGATTCATGAAGTGAATGTATGGATGATTCGTCCGACGGAGCCAATGAAGGCCTTTCTACCTGAAGGATATAGATCAAGGGCTGTTTCACGTGGAGATGCGAATGATATCGCATGTTTACTCATGATAGCCTATAAAGCCAATCCGGCGTATAAGCAAATCGGAACGAATGCAGATTATCTTCTCCATGAAAACGAATTTATCAATCAACATAAACATAATAAAATCATGGATGAGTGTTCAAGAGTTGTGATCGATACTCACTCGAACAATATTGTGGGCGTCTGTCTGCACATGGAATTTGAAGACTATCCACTTATCATGAGTTTAGTCGTGGACCCTGATCACCAACAGAGGGGGCTTGGACGATATTTGTTAACCCATTCGATCCATTCTTCGAGTGCAGCGTACCCGGCTACCCGCTTATCTGTGATTAAGGATAATGCAGCGATTAAGCTTTATGAAGATCTTGGATTTCTTAGAAGTAAATCGATCATTGATATGCATTTAGCATGCAAAAAGGAGTAG
- a CDS encoding helix-turn-helix transcriptional regulator translates to MAIVINIDVMLAKRKMSVTELSGRVGITMANLSILKNGKAKAIRLSTLEAICKALECQPGDILEYKSDEDS, encoded by the coding sequence ATGGCAATTGTAATCAATATTGATGTGATGTTAGCAAAAAGGAAAATGAGCGTAACAGAGCTTTCGGGTAGGGTTGGGATAACGATGGCTAACCTTTCTATATTGAAAAATGGAAAGGCGAAAGCGATTCGATTATCCACCTTAGAGGCAATTTGTAAGGCTTTAGAGTGTCAGCCTGGGGATATATTAGAATACAAAAGTGACGAAGATAGTTAA
- a CDS encoding DUF2975 domain-containing protein codes for MGKITTLFLKIAVIFLGVPVLALCIFLVPEMADLSATLVPEFAIIKYFVFIVFYASAIPFYFALYQAFKLLRYIDKNKAFSDLSVKALKNIKYCAITISILHVLVLPLFYIFAEVDDAPGVIFVGLVVPFASMVIAVFAAVLQKLLKEAIDIKSENDLTV; via the coding sequence ATGGGAAAAATTACAACGTTGTTTCTGAAAATAGCTGTTATTTTTTTAGGAGTTCCAGTTCTTGCTCTGTGCATCTTTTTGGTGCCTGAGATGGCGGACCTTTCAGCAACATTAGTTCCAGAGTTTGCAATTATAAAATATTTCGTTTTCATCGTTTTCTATGCATCAGCAATACCTTTTTACTTTGCTTTATATCAGGCTTTTAAACTCCTGCGCTACATTGACAAAAATAAAGCTTTCTCTGATCTATCTGTAAAAGCTTTAAAGAATATCAAATATTGTGCAATCACAATCAGTATTTTGCATGTACTAGTTTTGCCGCTCTTCTATATCTTTGCGGAAGTAGACGACGCCCCAGGAGTTATCTTTGTCGGATTGGTTGTTCCTTTTGCTTCGATGGTTATCGCAGTGTTTGCGGCGGTTCTCCAGAAACTTTTAAAAGAAGCAATTGATATAAAATCAGAAAATGATTTAACGGTCTGA
- a CDS encoding DUF4153 domain-containing protein, which translates to MECNNSIIENIANPHELERIYRKDPKAFKHSFLQAWEQNPDSQVLGVWYERLHFKEAANTEKSSKIQKDFIFMGILAIMAGIFTRIIFHFVEQEVIAPINLAFGIIPFIATYFVYKNTPKKSVIFSLVGLFLISGVYLNMLPLNDKDSIILAYLHMPIFLWIVSGLAFTGNEYSKGSTRLAYIKFNLEYGILYASMAVSGMILAALTMQLFSFIGLDIEEFYFSNIVLFGASSLAIVAAYLVSMNLKLAKNITPYIAKIFSPLVLITLLVYLIAVIWLGKNPFLDRNFLIAFNGILLGVLVVTIFSITESDSDEKKNISDYINFALIVLALIIDSVAVSAIVFRLSSYGITPNRLAVLGVNILIWANLIWIMFSYMRFLQNKSGPSTIQDSVTKYLPVYGLWAAFVIFTFPLLFN; encoded by the coding sequence ATGGAATGTAACAATTCGATTATTGAAAACATAGCTAACCCTCATGAACTGGAGAGAATTTATAGAAAAGATCCAAAAGCTTTTAAACATTCCTTCTTACAGGCATGGGAACAAAATCCTGATTCTCAGGTCCTTGGCGTTTGGTATGAAAGATTGCATTTCAAGGAGGCAGCAAATACAGAAAAATCTTCCAAGATCCAAAAAGATTTCATATTCATGGGCATTTTAGCCATTATGGCAGGGATATTTACCAGGATCATTTTCCATTTTGTCGAACAGGAAGTGATCGCTCCAATTAACTTGGCCTTTGGTATCATTCCTTTTATTGCTACCTATTTTGTATACAAAAATACCCCGAAAAAAAGTGTTATTTTTTCCCTTGTAGGGTTGTTCCTGATTTCTGGGGTTTATCTTAATATGCTGCCTTTAAATGATAAAGACAGTATTATCCTTGCTTATTTACACATGCCCATATTCTTATGGATCGTGTCAGGGCTCGCATTTACAGGAAATGAGTATTCAAAAGGGAGTACTAGATTAGCCTATATCAAATTTAATCTGGAATATGGTATTCTCTACGCCAGCATGGCTGTTAGTGGAATGATACTGGCAGCATTAACCATGCAGTTATTCAGCTTTATCGGCTTGGATATAGAGGAATTTTATTTTAGTAATATCGTTTTATTTGGTGCTTCCTCTCTCGCTATTGTGGCTGCATACCTGGTATCAATGAACCTTAAACTTGCTAAGAATATTACACCCTATATAGCTAAAATTTTTAGCCCTCTTGTCCTGATCACATTGTTGGTCTATCTCATTGCGGTTATATGGCTCGGGAAAAATCCATTCTTGGACCGTAATTTCCTGATAGCCTTCAACGGAATACTCCTTGGTGTATTGGTCGTTACCATATTTTCCATTACCGAAAGCGACTCAGACGAGAAAAAAAACATTTCAGACTATATAAATTTTGCCCTGATTGTTCTTGCCCTTATCATTGACAGTGTGGCAGTGTCAGCCATCGTGTTCAGACTTTCTTCTTATGGGATTACGCCAAACAGACTTGCTGTTTTAGGTGTAAACATACTTATCTGGGCAAACCTAATTTGGATTATGTTCTCCTATATGCGTTTTCTACAAAACAAATCCGGACCTTCAACGATCCAAGATTCCGTTACCAAGTATTTACCGGTCTACGGACTTTGGGCAGCTTTCGTAATATTTACTTTTCCTTTACTTTTTAATTAG
- a CDS encoding GNAT family protein: MIEVGEFPILETNRLILRQVTQDDANSLLKYLSDKDVMKYVGLEPFKSIDDALDEISWYKSIFEKRTGIRWGITLKDQGEVIGSCGFLNLVPKHYRSEIGVELSGEHWGKGIAGEAFEAVIRYGFEQMNLQRIEALIEPPNKQSQKLAEKQGFIREGLLRNYEFTCGKFDDLYMYSLLKKDFNIKQ; this comes from the coding sequence GTGATAGAAGTAGGTGAATTTCCTATACTTGAAACTAATAGGTTGATTTTAAGACAAGTAACACAAGATGATGCAAACAGCCTTCTAAAGTATTTGTCTGATAAAGACGTAATGAAGTATGTTGGTTTAGAACCATTTAAGTCCATTGATGACGCATTGGATGAGATTTCGTGGTATAAATCAATATTCGAAAAGAGAACCGGAATAAGATGGGGGATTACGTTGAAGGATCAAGGGGAGGTAATTGGTAGTTGTGGATTTCTTAACTTGGTTCCAAAGCATTATCGTTCTGAAATTGGTGTTGAGTTAAGTGGAGAACACTGGGGGAAAGGAATCGCAGGTGAGGCTTTTGAAGCTGTTATTAGATATGGATTTGAACAGATGAATTTACAACGGATAGAAGCGTTAATAGAACCTCCTAATAAACAGTCACAAAAATTAGCTGAAAAACAAGGGTTTATTAGAGAAGGACTTTTGAGAAATTATGAGTTTACCTGCGGAAAATTTGATGATTTATATATGTATTCATTGTTAAAGAAAGACTTCAATATAAAACAATAA
- a CDS encoding DinB family protein: MMRKPETNEYPPYYKEYVNNVPDGELIQILDDQQNETKKLLKDLSEETAEYKYAPGKWTIKEVIGHITDTERIMCYRLLSIGRGEQEMLPGYNDDEYVRRGNFNRFSLSDLLHHQALVRQHTILLLSSMDEEALRRRGNANGSEVTARAIGYIIAGHEIHHRRLIKDRYLRSDQ; encoded by the coding sequence ATGATGAGGAAACCAGAAACAAACGAATATCCCCCGTATTATAAGGAATATGTAAACAATGTACCAGATGGAGAGCTGATCCAGATTCTTGATGATCAACAAAACGAAACCAAGAAACTGTTAAAGGACTTAAGTGAGGAAACGGCAGAATATAAGTATGCTCCGGGAAAATGGACCATCAAGGAAGTCATCGGCCACATAACCGATACGGAGCGCATTATGTGCTACCGCCTTCTCAGTATCGGCAGGGGAGAACAGGAAATGCTTCCTGGATATAATGATGATGAGTATGTGAGAAGAGGAAATTTCAATCGCTTTTCATTATCGGACCTTTTACATCATCAAGCTCTTGTCCGCCAACACACCATTCTTCTTCTAAGCAGCATGGATGAAGAAGCGTTGCGCCGGCGTGGAAACGCAAACGGTTCCGAAGTGACAGCTCGTGCGATAGGGTACATCATTGCCGGGCATGAAATTCACCATCGAAGGTTGATTAAGGATCGATATCTGAGATCTGATCAATAA